One Curtobacterium sp. BH-2-1-1 genomic region harbors:
- the rapZ gene encoding RNase adapter RapZ, with translation MTDSVPAPTRSPQQHDILIVTGMSGAGRSTVGKALEDLGWYVVDNLPTQMLAPLTELADRAGEKIPKIATVVDVRGGRFFTDPEQAVEQVRKSASARVRVLFLEATDAVLVRRFEQVRRPHPLQGEDTLLDGIGRERSRLAALREASDLVIDTSDLNIHQLANAVTEQFADDHFTGVQVTLMSFGFKYGLPADADMVADVRFLPNPYWVPELRPHTGLDRPVSDYVLAQPGARTFVERYADVLEPVFEGYQRENKRHATIAIGCTGGKHRSVAIVAELANLLRGMPDVAVRVKNRDLGRE, from the coding sequence AGCCGGTCGTTCGACGGTGGGGAAGGCGCTCGAGGACCTCGGCTGGTACGTCGTCGACAACCTCCCGACGCAGATGCTCGCGCCGCTCACCGAGCTCGCGGACCGCGCTGGTGAGAAGATCCCCAAGATCGCCACGGTGGTCGACGTCCGCGGCGGCCGGTTCTTCACCGACCCCGAGCAGGCGGTCGAGCAGGTGCGCAAGAGCGCCTCGGCCCGGGTCCGGGTGCTGTTCCTCGAGGCGACGGACGCGGTCCTCGTGCGGCGCTTCGAGCAGGTGCGGCGGCCACACCCGCTCCAGGGTGAGGACACGCTCCTCGACGGCATCGGCCGCGAACGCAGTCGGCTCGCTGCCCTGCGCGAGGCATCGGACCTCGTCATCGACACCTCCGACCTGAACATCCACCAACTCGCGAACGCCGTGACCGAGCAGTTCGCCGACGACCACTTCACGGGTGTCCAGGTGACCCTGATGAGCTTCGGGTTCAAGTACGGACTGCCCGCCGACGCCGACATGGTGGCCGACGTCCGGTTCCTGCCGAACCCCTACTGGGTCCCGGAACTCCGCCCGCACACGGGCCTCGACCGACCCGTCTCGGACTACGTCCTGGCCCAGCCCGGAGCCCGCACGTTCGTCGAGCGCTACGCCGACGTCCTCGAGCCGGTGTTCGAGGGGTACCAGCGCGAGAACAAAAGACACGCTACGATCGCCATCGGCTGTACCGGCGGCAAGCACCGTTCGGTCGCCATCGTCGCCGAGCTGGCGAACCTCCTCCGCGGGATGCCCGACGTCGCCGTGCGTGTGAAGAACCGAGACCTCGGCCGAGAGTGA
- the gap gene encoding type I glyceraldehyde-3-phosphate dehydrogenase, with protein MTVKIGINGFGRIGRNFFRAALAKGSDLEIVAVNDLTDNASLANLLKFDSITGKLPATVELDGDNIVVDGKAIKVLAERDPANLPWGELGVDIVIESTGFFTKAADAQKHIDAGAKKVIISAPATGDDVTIVLGVNEDQYDPANHNIISNASCTTNSLAPLAKVFHDKFGIERGLMTTVHAYTADQNLQDGPHKDPRRARAAALNIVPTSTGAAKAIGLVLPELAGKLDGFALRVPVPTGSITDLTLETKSEVTVDEINAAYKEAAEGPLKGILLYSEDPLVSTDITTDPHSSIYDSGLTKVIGGLVKITSWYDNEWGYSNRLVDLTEYVGERL; from the coding sequence TTGACCGTCAAGATCGGTATCAACGGCTTCGGCCGCATCGGCCGTAACTTCTTCCGGGCCGCACTGGCCAAGGGCAGCGACCTCGAGATCGTGGCGGTGAACGACCTCACCGACAACGCGTCCCTCGCGAACCTGCTGAAGTTCGACTCCATCACCGGCAAGCTCCCGGCGACGGTCGAGCTCGACGGCGACAACATCGTGGTCGACGGCAAGGCGATCAAGGTCCTCGCGGAGCGCGACCCCGCCAACCTCCCCTGGGGCGAGCTGGGTGTCGACATCGTCATCGAGTCGACCGGTTTCTTCACCAAGGCCGCCGATGCGCAGAAGCACATCGACGCCGGTGCCAAGAAGGTCATCATCTCCGCCCCGGCCACGGGTGACGACGTCACCATCGTGCTCGGCGTGAACGAGGACCAGTACGACCCCGCGAACCACAACATCATCTCGAACGCGTCCTGCACCACGAACAGCCTCGCGCCGCTCGCCAAGGTGTTCCACGACAAGTTCGGCATCGAGCGCGGTCTCATGACCACGGTCCACGCCTACACCGCCGACCAGAACCTCCAGGACGGCCCGCACAAGGACCCGCGTCGTGCGCGTGCCGCCGCCCTGAACATCGTCCCGACCTCCACGGGTGCGGCGAAGGCCATCGGCCTCGTCCTGCCGGAGCTCGCCGGCAAGCTCGACGGCTTCGCGCTCCGCGTCCCGGTGCCGACCGGCTCGATCACCGACCTCACCCTCGAGACCAAGTCCGAGGTCACCGTCGACGAGATCAACGCCGCCTACAAGGAGGCAGCCGAGGGTCCGCTCAAGGGCATCCTGCTCTACAGCGAGGACCCGCTGGTGTCGACCGACATCACCACGGACCCGCACTCCTCGATCTACGACTCCGGCCTGACCAAGGTCATCGGCGGCCTCGTGAAGATCACCTCGTGGTACGACAACGAGTGGGGCTACTCGAACCGCCTGGTCGACCTCACCGAGTACGTGGGCGAGCGCCTCTAA
- the whiA gene encoding DNA-binding protein WhiA produces the protein MPLTAEVKDELARVVVNRNTVRAAELATILRFAGGLHVISGRIAVEVELDTRIIVHRVRKDLAELYGVRSEASVGSSASARRGTRYLVRVLEAGETLARQTGLMDARRRPVRGLPNRLTTGNREDLAAIWRGAFLAAGTLTDPGRAAALEVTCPGNEAAMALVGAASRLGIAAKGREVRGVHRVVIRDGEAIGQMLTVMGAARTTADWEEMRQRREVRATANRLVNFDDANLRRSAQAAVAACARVERALEILGDEVPDHLQYAGSLRLQHRDASLDELGQHADPPMTKDAIAGRIRRLLAMADKRASDLGIPGTEASVPEELEGA, from the coding sequence GTGCCGTTGACTGCCGAGGTCAAGGACGAACTGGCCCGGGTCGTCGTGAACCGCAACACGGTCCGCGCTGCCGAGCTCGCGACCATCCTGCGGTTCGCGGGTGGCCTGCACGTCATCTCGGGCCGGATCGCCGTCGAGGTCGAACTCGACACCCGGATCATCGTGCACCGTGTGCGCAAGGACCTCGCCGAGCTGTACGGCGTGCGGAGCGAGGCGTCGGTGGGGTCGTCCGCGTCCGCCCGTCGTGGCACCCGGTACCTCGTGCGCGTGCTCGAGGCGGGGGAGACCCTCGCCCGGCAGACGGGCCTCATGGACGCCCGCCGCCGCCCGGTGCGCGGTCTGCCGAACCGGCTCACCACCGGCAACCGCGAGGACCTCGCCGCGATCTGGCGTGGAGCGTTCCTCGCCGCCGGCACCCTGACCGACCCCGGTCGTGCCGCCGCGCTCGAGGTCACCTGCCCCGGCAACGAGGCCGCGATGGCCCTGGTCGGCGCCGCGTCGCGGCTCGGCATCGCGGCGAAGGGCCGTGAGGTCCGCGGCGTGCACCGCGTGGTCATCCGCGACGGCGAGGCCATCGGCCAGATGCTGACCGTGATGGGCGCCGCCCGCACCACCGCCGACTGGGAGGAGATGCGCCAGCGCCGCGAGGTCCGTGCCACCGCCAACCGTCTCGTCAACTTCGACGACGCGAACCTCCGTCGCTCCGCGCAGGCCGCCGTCGCCGCGTGCGCGCGGGTCGAGCGTGCGCTCGAGATCCTCGGCGACGAGGTCCCCGACCACCTGCAGTACGCCGGCTCGCTGCGGCTCCAGCACCGCGACGCGTCGCTCGACGAGCTCGGCCAGCACGCGGACCCGCCGATGACGAAGGACGCCATCGCCGGACGCATCCGCCGCCTCCTCGCGATGGCTGACAAGCGCGCGTCCGACCTCGGGATCCCGGGGACCGAAGCGAGCGTTCCCGAGGAGCTCGAAGGGGCCTGA